A stretch of the Dioscorea cayenensis subsp. rotundata cultivar TDr96_F1 chromosome 4, TDr96_F1_v2_PseudoChromosome.rev07_lg8_w22 25.fasta, whole genome shotgun sequence genome encodes the following:
- the LOC120258390 gene encoding LOW QUALITY PROTEIN: beta-amylase 3, chloroplastic (The sequence of the model RefSeq protein was modified relative to this genomic sequence to represent the inferred CDS: deleted 1 base in 1 codon) — protein MAGLTLRLSTSSFMSTIDTTKAHKPNDDFPANSVVRAFPAASRPPPASKLRTRATNSTQEMKVEGGVLVAERLHHLVKHEGMTSSTARVPVYVMLPLDTVTMNGGGLHKGKALNASLMALRSAGVEGVMVDVWWGIVEKEGPLKYNWEGYRELLDMIKKNGLKVQMVMSFHQCGGNVGDSCSIPLPPWVHEEMSRDQDIVYTDRSGRRNPEYISLGCDMLPVLKGRTPIQVYSDYMRSFRDRFNDYFGDVIVEIQVGMGPCGELRYPSYPESNGTWRFPGIGEFQCYDKYMKASLLESAIAVGHKEWGYGGPHDSGYYNQFPEETGFFRREGAWNTDYGRFFLEWYSNMLLEHGDRILASAEEIFRGTNTKLSAKVAGIHWHYKTRSHPAELTAGYYNTRYRDGYLPIAQMLAKKGVVLNFTCMEMKDEQQPGHANCSPELLVKQVKLAAKAAGAELAGENALERYDESAFSQVRATSRSDAGDGLCAFTYLRMNKRLFEEHNWRQFVAFVKSMDEGGRRISLPKSDSTHSDLNVGFIINNSQKKESTETAGAL, from the exons atggccGGCTTAACACTACGTTTATCCACATCATCATTCATGAGTACCATAGACACAACCAAAGCCCACAAGCCCAACGATGACTTCCCAGCCAACTCAGTGGTCCGTGCTTTCCCGGCGGCTTCTCGGCCACCACCGGCGTCCAAGCTGAGAACTAGAGCAACCAACAGCACACAAGAGATGAAGGTTGAGGGTGGAGTACTAGTGGCTGAGAGATTGCATCATTTGGTTAAGCATGAAGGAATGACGTCGTCGACGGCGAGGGTGCCGGTGTACGTGATGTTGCCGTTGGACACGGTGACGATGAACGGAGGAGGGTTGCATAAAGGGAAAGCTTTGAATGCGAGTTTGATGGCGTTGAGAAGTGCTGGTGTGGAAGGAGTGATGGTGGATGTTTGGTGGGGGATTGTTGAAAAAGAAGGACCTTTGAAGTATAATTGGGAGGGTTATAGAGAGCTTTTGGACATGATTAAGAAAAATGGTCTTAAGGTTCAGATGGTTATGTCTTTTCATCAGTGTGGTGGCAATGTTGGGGATTCTTGCAG CATACCACTGCCACCATGGGTTCATGAAGAAATGAGCAGGGACCAAGATATTGTATACACAGACAGATCTGGCAGGAGAAACCCTGAATACATCTCATTAGGTTGTGACATGTTACCAGTGCTGAAGGGCAGGACACCGATCCAGGTCTACTCCGACTACATGAGGAGTTTCCGTGACAGATTCAACGATTACTTCGGCGATGTCATTGTG GAGATTCAAGTTGGGATGGGTCCTTGTGGGGAGTTGAGATATCCGTCTTAT CCGGAGAGCAATGGAACTTGGAGGTTCCCAGGAATCGGAGAATTTCAATGTTATGACAAA TACATGAAAGCTTCCTTACTAGAATCAGCGATCGCGGTTGGACACAAGGAATGGGGCTATGGTGGACCACATGACTCAGGATATTACAACCAATTCCCTGAGGAGACAGGTTTCTTTAGAAGGGAAGGAGCATGGAACACAGACTATGGGAGATTTTTCCTTGAATGGTATTCCAACAtgctcttggaacatggagacCGAATCCTAGCATCTGCCGAGGAGATTTTCAGAGGTACCAACACTAAACTATCAGCCAAGGTTGCTGGAATCCATTGGCATTACAAGACTCGCTCCCATCCAGCAGAACTCACTGCTGGATATTACAACACAAGATATAGAGATGGGTACCTCCCAATCGCTCAGATGTTGGCAAAGAAAGGTGTTGTCTTAAATTTCACATGCATGGAAATGAAGGATGAACAACAACCAGGACATGCAAATTGTTCTCCAGAACTGCTTGTAAAACAAGTGAAACTAGCAGCAAAGGCTGCTGGAGCTGAACTCGCTGGGGAGAATGCCCTGGAAAGGTATGATGAGTCAGCATTCTCCCAGGTTAGGGCAACAAGCAGGTCTGATGCAGGTGATGGTTTGTGTGCTTTCACATATTTAAGGATGAACAAGAGGTTGTTTGAAGAACATAATTGGAGACAGTTTGTGGCATTTGTCAAGAGCATGGATGAAGGTGGAAGAAGAATTTCGCTACCTAAGAGTGATTCAACTCATTCTGACCTCAACGTTGGGTTTATTATCAACAACAGTCAGAAGAAAGAGTCGACTGAGACAGCTGGTGCGCTGTAA